A genomic region of Metopolophium dirhodum isolate CAU chromosome 1, ASM1992520v1, whole genome shotgun sequence contains the following coding sequences:
- the LOC132953604 gene encoding general transcription factor II-I repeat domain-containing protein 2-like, translating into MPDERDLLESESWLCDLAFLIDITQHLNIHNQKLQGKDCSLPIMFNLVYGFKAKLSLFLTNLTRNNIDHFPTLVDIRGKLENTSPDISKYQTKIQLLLQSFENRFQDFEKDKNNILFFMNSFSITLSEIQKYSCNIQLEITEIQNHVSLKQIFTETVSSQPQLQSSENLLKFWKLVPKEDFPATCDLALQISSRFGSTYICEKAFSTLTYVKNKYRSSLTASHISDLMLLSTSDLSPDTEKLLANKFLHRPH; encoded by the coding sequence ATGCCTGATGAGCGAGATTTACTTGAAAGTGAATCATGGTTATGCGATCTTGcgtttttaatagatattacaCAGCACCTCAACATACATAACCAGAAGCTGCAAGGGAAGGACTGTTCGTTACCAATAATGTTCAATTTGGTTTACGGATTTAAAGCGAAACTCTCCCTTTTCTTGACAAATTTGACTAGAAATAATATCGATCATTTTCCTACGCTTGTAGATATAAGAGGAAAACTAGAAAATACTTCGCCTGACATCTCgaaatatcaaacaaaaattcaattattgttGCAGTCTTTTGAGAACAGATTTCAGGATTTTGAGAAggacaaaaataacattttgtttttcatgaaCTCATTTTCAATCACTTTAagtgaaatacaaaaatattcatgCAATATCCAGTTGGAAATCACAGAAATTCAAAACCACGTTTCCTTGAAGCAGATATTTACCGAAACTGTATCATCACAACCACAGCTGCAGTCTTcagaaaatttattaaaattttggaaATTAGTACCAAAAGAAGACTTTCCTGCAACGTGTGATCTTGCCTTGCAGATTTCAAGCAGATTTGGATCAACATATATTTGCGAAAAAGCTTTTTCTACTCTAACctatgtcaaaaataaatatcgtaGTTCGTTGACTGCGTCTCATATTTCAGATTTGATGTTGTTATCAACATCAGATTTATCACCAGATACTGAAAAATTATTAGCTAATAAGTTTCTTCATAGGCCTcactga